A window of the Henckelia pumila isolate YLH828 chromosome 3, ASM3356847v2, whole genome shotgun sequence genome harbors these coding sequences:
- the LOC140889275 gene encoding uncharacterized protein: protein MRFGKKVKLAPRVALPPNLAGVHVFHISMLMKYVSNPSHVLNFEPLQLSPDMTYEEGPDRIMERQERMLRNKTIPMVKVKWLNHSDEEATWEKEEDIRTRYPELFDKL from the exons ATGAGATTTGGGAAGAAGGTGAAATTGGCTCCGAG GGTAGCCTTGCCGCCTAATCTAGCTGGAGTACACGTCTTCCACATATCCATGCTAATGAAGTACGTATCGAATCCTTCTCATGTGCTCAactttgagcctcttcagttatcTCCTGACATGACTTATGAAGAGGGACCTGACCGGATTATGGAGAGGCAGGAGAGGATGCTCCGTAACAAAACTATCCCGATGGTCAAGGTTAAGTGGTTGAATCATTCtgatgaagaggccacttgggagaAAGAAGAAGACATTAGGACTCGATATCCAGAACTCTTTGATAAgctttaa